Proteins encoded in a region of the Pseudomonas putida genome:
- the pfkB gene encoding 1-phosphofructokinase, whose amino-acid sequence MAKILTLTLNPALDITVGLDTLRPGQVNRSQAQQSHAAGKGLNVAQVLADLGHSVTVGGFLGQDNLQPFEALIAWRGFADCFVRVPGETRSNIKLVEADGRVTDINGQGPEVDEAARSALLRRLQQVAPGHDAVVVAGSLPRGISADWFRQLLEQLKAQGLKVALDSSGEALRAGLQAAPWLVKPNTEELGEVLGLAVDNPAQQRAAAERLLAAGVEHVVVSAGEQGVSWFRRDLAVHACPPKVRVASTVGAGDSLVAGMVHGLLQGEAPAQTLIRATAIAAQAVTQVGFGIRDREQLECLEAAVQLTEQQEGCR is encoded by the coding sequence ATGGCCAAGATCCTCACCCTTACCCTGAACCCGGCGCTGGATATCACCGTCGGCCTGGACACCCTGCGCCCTGGGCAGGTCAACCGTAGTCAAGCGCAGCAAAGTCACGCAGCGGGCAAGGGGCTGAACGTTGCCCAGGTACTGGCCGACCTGGGGCACAGCGTGACCGTCGGCGGTTTCCTCGGGCAGGACAACCTGCAGCCCTTCGAGGCGTTGATCGCCTGGCGCGGCTTTGCCGACTGTTTTGTCCGCGTGCCGGGCGAAACCCGTAGCAACATCAAGCTGGTCGAGGCCGATGGCCGCGTCACCGATATCAACGGCCAGGGCCCGGAGGTCGATGAGGCGGCACGCAGCGCCTTGCTGCGCAGGCTGCAGCAGGTCGCCCCAGGTCATGATGCGGTGGTGGTGGCCGGCAGCCTGCCGCGTGGGATCAGTGCCGACTGGTTCCGTCAGTTGCTCGAACAGCTGAAGGCGCAAGGCCTCAAGGTGGCCCTGGATAGCAGCGGTGAAGCCCTGCGTGCTGGCCTGCAGGCTGCGCCCTGGCTGGTGAAACCCAATACCGAGGAGCTGGGCGAGGTGCTTGGTCTGGCTGTGGATAATCCGGCGCAGCAGCGCGCTGCCGCCGAGCGCCTGCTGGCCGCTGGCGTTGAGCACGTGGTGGTCTCTGCAGGGGAGCAGGGCGTCAGCTGGTTCCGCCGCGATCTGGCCGTGCATGCCTGCCCGCCCAAGGTGCGGGTCGCCAGCACGGTGGGGGCGGGGGATTCGCTGGTGGCCGGCATGGTTCATGGCCTGCTGCAGGGCGAGGCCCCCGCGCAGACCTTGATTCGTGCCACTGCAATTGCCGCCCAGGCCGTCACCCAGGTTGGCTTCGGCATCCGTGACCGCGAGCAACTGGAATGTCTGGAAGCCGCCGTGCAACTGACAGAACAACAAGAGGGTTGCCGATGA
- a CDS encoding DUF3820 family protein has protein sequence MKPETLELLVTRSMPFGKYQGRIIADLPGDYLAWFARKGFPAGELGGLLALMHEIDHNGLGDLLVPLRKKHGR, from the coding sequence ATGAAGCCGGAAACCCTCGAACTGCTGGTGACCCGCAGCATGCCGTTCGGCAAGTACCAAGGGCGAATCATTGCCGACCTGCCCGGGGACTACCTGGCGTGGTTCGCGCGCAAGGGTTTCCCGGCGGGAGAACTGGGTGGGTTACTGGCGTTGATGCATGAGATCGACCACAACGGGCTGGGTGATCTGTTGGTGCCGTTACGCAAGAAACATGGGCGCTGA
- a CDS encoding PA2169 family four-helix-bundle protein, producing the protein MSNPNKDVIDVLNDLIEYSKDGEKGFKASADDVKNAELKAFFVQRASECANAAGELQSEVRRLGGDPETSTSISGDLHRGWVNLKSMVTGKDEEAVLNEVERGEDHALKAYKEAREKLVKLGRTASDTTYSLVEKQLQGVQRNHDQVKALRDSARARS; encoded by the coding sequence ATGAGCAACCCCAACAAAGACGTGATTGACGTGCTCAACGACCTGATCGAGTACAGCAAGGATGGCGAGAAGGGCTTCAAGGCCTCGGCCGATGATGTGAAGAACGCCGAGCTGAAAGCGTTCTTCGTCCAGCGTGCCAGCGAGTGCGCCAACGCGGCCGGTGAACTGCAGAGCGAAGTGCGCCGCCTGGGCGGCGACCCGGAAACCTCCACCAGCATCAGCGGCGACCTGCACCGCGGCTGGGTCAACCTCAAGTCGATGGTTACTGGCAAGGACGAAGAAGCGGTGCTGAACGAAGTGGAGCGCGGTGAAGACCACGCCCTCAAAGCCTACAAGGAAGCCCGCGAAAAACTGGTGAAGCTGGGCCGCACTGCCAGCGACACGACCTACAGCCTGGTAGAAAAGCAGCTGCAAGGCGTGCAGCGCAACCATGACCAGGTCAAAGCCCTGCGCGACTCCGCCCGCGCCCGTTCCTAA
- a CDS encoding sensor domain-containing diguanylate cyclase, which translates to MPTQSPRFPVYRSHPELILNLGSCLAVLAIVAIVSYLLARERDSVELSAVRASNNIVQLIESDILRNAELYDQSLQGLIWAVGRKELAQTPGPLRQRLLFNEAFVDRKRGDVLWLDKQGNVVGDSTSSVPRKANFGDTGVFKAHQHNANLGLLVGPPFKAKLGDLDWCISFSRRISGPNGEFAGLAAGALRLSYFSELFQRLDIGDDSSINLFNTDGQLLARQPSRVHDPLIGSNYAERPNFKRILSERSGSFTARSGGSGKPRMYTFARVAQLPLIVLVVHSADEVFQSWRRTAILVSVATGVLCVGILWLTLLLGRELRRRHEAEEGLATLAATDSLTGLANRRRLDQVLRQEWARAQRNRKPLAVLMVDVDHFKAFNQRHGHAGGDHALREVAKTIEACIRRPADLAARYGGEEFQVVLPETDLAGAQLLAERIRASVEALAPFADDAHAVTVSIGIGLSGTQHDLSRVLGAADEALYRAKAKGRNRVESPAD; encoded by the coding sequence ATGCCCACCCAATCCCCGCGTTTCCCAGTCTACAGGTCGCACCCCGAACTGATCCTCAACCTGGGCAGTTGCCTTGCCGTGCTCGCCATCGTGGCTATCGTCAGCTACCTGCTGGCCCGCGAGCGCGACAGCGTCGAGCTGTCGGCGGTGCGCGCGTCGAACAACATCGTCCAGCTGATCGAAAGCGACATCCTGCGCAACGCCGAACTGTACGACCAGTCGCTGCAAGGCCTGATCTGGGCCGTCGGGCGCAAGGAGCTGGCGCAAACTCCTGGCCCACTGCGCCAGCGCCTGCTGTTCAATGAAGCGTTCGTCGACCGCAAGCGCGGTGACGTGCTGTGGCTGGACAAACAAGGCAACGTCGTCGGCGATTCCACCAGCAGCGTGCCGCGCAAGGCCAACTTCGGCGACACCGGGGTGTTCAAGGCTCACCAGCACAATGCCAACCTCGGCCTGCTGGTAGGCCCGCCGTTCAAGGCCAAGCTCGGCGACCTGGACTGGTGCATCAGTTTCAGCCGGCGTATCTCCGGCCCCAATGGCGAGTTCGCCGGGTTGGCGGCGGGTGCGCTGCGCCTGTCGTACTTCAGTGAACTGTTCCAGCGCCTGGACATCGGGGATGACAGCAGCATCAACCTGTTCAATACCGACGGGCAGTTGCTCGCCCGCCAGCCCTCCCGCGTGCACGACCCGCTGATCGGCAGCAACTACGCCGAACGGCCCAACTTCAAGCGCATCCTCAGTGAACGCAGCGGCAGCTTCACCGCCCGCTCCGGCGGCAGCGGCAAACCGCGCATGTATACCTTCGCCCGTGTCGCGCAATTGCCCCTGATCGTGTTGGTGGTGCACTCGGCCGACGAGGTGTTTCAATCCTGGCGCCGCACCGCAATTCTGGTCAGCGTCGCCACCGGGGTGCTGTGCGTGGGCATTCTCTGGCTGACGCTGCTGCTGGGCCGTGAATTGCGCCGCCGCCACGAAGCCGAAGAAGGCCTGGCCACGCTGGCGGCCACTGACAGCCTGACGGGCCTGGCCAACCGCCGCCGACTGGATCAGGTGTTGCGCCAGGAATGGGCGCGCGCCCAACGTAACCGCAAGCCACTGGCGGTGCTGATGGTCGATGTGGACCATTTCAAGGCATTCAACCAACGCCATGGCCACGCCGGTGGCGACCACGCCCTGCGCGAAGTGGCCAAGACTATCGAGGCATGTATCCGTCGCCCGGCGGACCTGGCTGCGCGCTATGGAGGGGAGGAGTTTCAGGTGGTGCTGCCAGAAACCGACCTGGCCGGTGCGCAGCTGCTGGCTGAACGCATCCGTGCGAGCGTCGAGGCGCTGGCGCCGTTTGCCGATGATGCCCACGCGGTTACGGTGAGCATTGGCATCGGCCTGTCCGGCACCCAGCATGACCTGAGCAGGGTGCTGGGTGCCGCGGATGAAGCGCTCTACCGGGCCAAAGCCAAAGGCCGCAACCGGGTAGAGAGCCCGGCCGATTAG
- a CDS encoding OprD family porin translates to MPSAFRFTPLFIALTATIPFAAQADEDKADGFIEGSSFNLHFRNAYFNRDNHNAGVRDTREWGQGAVARFESGYTPGVIGFGLDAHAMLGLKLDGGGGHAGTSILPEHIKDDGELGAAPHSFSTAGAAVKLKAFDTELKAGDLFLTNPVIAGGETRMLPQTFRGVSLTNTSIDGLLLEGGQVSFTHPYNQSGHRRIDTYYGSLDEHDKSKHLNWAGASWSGTENITANLYAAELKDIWNQYYADFDYTYVVNDLVSLNPGVHFYHTQDTGQALLGKIDNNTYSVHFTVNAGFHSITAAYQRVNGNTPFDYINLGDSVYLDNSRMYSDFNAPNERSWKLQYDYDFAGVGVPGLTTSLSYSRGEADLTKAAQDTTHYDYYREDGKNAMHWERDLDVKYVFQAGDLKDLSVLVRYATHRGSQGYASIDSNSDNDEVRVIVDYPLNVF, encoded by the coding sequence GTGCCTTCCGCGTTTCGTTTTACCCCGCTTTTCATTGCGTTGACTGCAACGATCCCTTTCGCCGCCCAGGCAGATGAAGACAAGGCTGATGGCTTCATCGAAGGGTCGTCCTTCAACCTGCATTTTCGTAATGCCTACTTCAACCGCGACAACCACAACGCTGGCGTGCGCGACACCCGCGAATGGGGCCAGGGCGCGGTTGCGCGCTTCGAGTCGGGTTACACCCCCGGTGTCATCGGCTTTGGCCTGGACGCCCATGCCATGTTGGGCCTGAAGCTCGACGGCGGTGGCGGCCATGCCGGCACCAGCATCCTGCCTGAGCACATCAAGGACGACGGCGAACTGGGGGCTGCCCCGCACTCGTTCTCCACGGCTGGCGCTGCAGTCAAGCTCAAGGCCTTCGACACCGAACTGAAAGCTGGTGACCTGTTCCTCACCAACCCGGTGATCGCCGGCGGCGAAACCCGCATGCTGCCGCAAACCTTCCGTGGTGTGAGCCTGACCAACACCAGCATCGACGGCCTGCTGCTCGAAGGCGGCCAGGTGAGCTTCACCCACCCCTACAACCAGAGCGGCCACCGCCGCATCGACACCTACTACGGGTCGCTGGACGAGCACGACAAGAGCAAGCACCTGAACTGGGCCGGCGCATCGTGGAGCGGTACCGAGAACATCACCGCCAACCTGTACGCCGCCGAGCTGAAGGACATCTGGAACCAGTACTACGCTGACTTCGACTACACCTACGTGGTCAACGACCTGGTCAGCCTGAACCCGGGCGTGCACTTCTACCACACCCAGGACACCGGCCAGGCCCTGCTGGGCAAGATCGACAACAACACCTACAGCGTGCACTTCACCGTGAACGCCGGGTTCCACAGCATCACCGCCGCCTACCAGCGCGTGAACGGCAACACGCCGTTCGACTACATCAACCTGGGCGACAGCGTGTACCTGGACAACTCGCGCATGTACTCGGACTTCAACGCGCCGAACGAGCGCTCGTGGAAGCTGCAGTACGACTATGACTTCGCCGGTGTCGGCGTGCCAGGCCTGACCACTTCGCTGTCGTACTCGCGCGGTGAAGCCGACCTGACCAAGGCCGCCCAGGACACCACGCATTACGACTACTACCGGGAAGATGGCAAGAACGCCATGCACTGGGAACGCGACCTGGACGTGAAGTACGTGTTCCAGGCGGGTGACCTGAAGGACCTGTCGGTACTGGTGCGCTACGCCACCCACCGTGGCAGCCAGGGTTATGCGTCGATCGACAGCAACAGCGACAACGACGAAGTACGCGTGATCGTGGATTACCCGCTTAACGTGTTCTGA
- a CDS encoding heavy metal sensor histidine kinase produces the protein MSWKTVRGNSIALRLSALFILVALGVFVLIGSALYRQVDRSLDLLPQAELDARFSVLESTLNRYGTPDHWAKINNKLNLLSEEDKRIRFWVVSSNPAYEYGHPSELVRAFAEGPQGMRDLRLPDRPYPYKVLVSELPALGERPALRFLIGIDTETFWQAQHSLLVAIVGLAVLGVLLASVLGYWVARIGLRPLLALSNEAQALAPPRLDGRLQTHALAPELAQFAGAFNAALDRVSQAYSRLEAFNADVAHELRSPLTNLIGQTQVALTRGRSAEHYFEVLQSNLEELERLRSIINDMLFLASADQGSKATALTQASLAEEVATTLDYLDYILEDAQVSVSVTGDAQAPIEKAQLRRALINLLNNAVQHTAPHQVIQVQIDAGPEQVSIAVSNPGPAIDDEHLPLLFERFYRVDAARSNSGGGNHGLGLAIVKAIALMHGGEVFVRSAAGANTFGIQLPTHRDRV, from the coding sequence ATGTCCTGGAAAACCGTGCGGGGTAACTCCATCGCGCTGCGCCTGTCGGCGTTGTTCATCCTGGTGGCGCTGGGTGTGTTCGTGCTGATCGGCTCGGCGCTGTACCGCCAGGTCGATCGCAGCCTCGACTTGCTGCCACAGGCGGAGCTGGATGCGCGCTTCAGCGTGCTCGAATCCACCCTCAACCGCTATGGCACACCCGACCACTGGGCCAAGATCAACAACAAGCTCAACCTACTTAGCGAAGAGGACAAGCGCATTCGCTTCTGGGTGGTCAGCAGCAACCCGGCCTATGAATACGGCCACCCCAGCGAGCTGGTGCGTGCCTTCGCCGAAGGGCCGCAAGGCATGCGCGACTTGCGTCTGCCTGACCGGCCCTACCCATACAAAGTACTGGTCAGCGAACTGCCGGCGCTGGGCGAGCGGCCGGCGTTGCGTTTTCTGATCGGCATTGACACCGAAACCTTCTGGCAGGCACAGCACAGCCTGCTGGTGGCGATTGTCGGGCTGGCCGTGCTTGGCGTGCTGCTGGCTTCAGTGCTGGGCTACTGGGTGGCGCGCATTGGCCTGCGGCCGCTGCTGGCGTTGTCCAACGAGGCCCAGGCACTGGCGCCACCTCGCCTGGACGGGCGCTTGCAGACCCACGCGCTGGCCCCGGAGCTGGCGCAGTTTGCCGGCGCCTTCAACGCTGCGCTCGACCGCGTCAGCCAGGCCTATTCGCGGCTGGAAGCGTTCAACGCCGACGTAGCCCACGAACTGCGTTCGCCGCTGACCAACCTGATCGGCCAGACCCAGGTGGCGCTGACCCGTGGCCGCAGCGCCGAGCACTACTTCGAAGTGCTGCAATCGAACCTGGAAGAGCTGGAGCGCCTGCGCAGCATCATCAACGACATGCTGTTCCTGGCCAGCGCCGATCAAGGCAGCAAGGCCACCGCCCTGACCCAGGCCTCGCTGGCCGAGGAAGTAGCGACCACCCTCGACTACCTGGATTACATCCTCGAAGACGCGCAGGTCAGCGTGAGCGTGACCGGCGACGCCCAGGCGCCGATTGAAAAAGCCCAGCTGCGCCGGGCGCTGATCAACCTGCTGAACAACGCCGTGCAGCACACCGCACCACACCAGGTGATCCAGGTGCAGATCGATGCCGGGCCGGAACAGGTCAGCATTGCCGTGAGTAACCCGGGGCCGGCAATTGATGATGAGCACCTGCCGTTACTGTTCGAACGTTTCTACCGGGTGGATGCTGCACGCAGCAACAGTGGTGGTGGCAACCATGGGTTGGGCTTGGCGATCGTCAAGGCGATCGCGCTGATGCATGGTGGGGAGGTGTTTGTACGCAGTGCAGCGGGGGCCAATACCTTCGGTATCCAGTTACCCACCCACAGGGACCGCGTCTAG
- a CDS encoding heavy metal response regulator transcription factor, translated as MRVLIIEDEEKTADYLHRGLSEQGFTVDLARDGIDGLHLALEGDYAVIVLDVMLPGLDGYGVLRALRARKQTPVIMLTARERVEDRIHGLREGADDYLGKPFSFLELVARLQALTRRSSSHEPLQVQVADLWIDLMARKATRAGQRLDLTAKEFSLLSVLARRQGEILSKTAIAELVWDINFDSDANVVEVAIKRLRAKLDGPFDNKLLHTIRGMGYVLENRAG; from the coding sequence ATGCGTGTGCTGATCATCGAAGACGAAGAAAAAACCGCCGACTACCTGCATCGCGGCCTGAGCGAACAGGGCTTTACCGTGGACCTGGCGCGGGACGGCATCGATGGCCTGCACCTGGCCCTGGAGGGTGACTACGCGGTAATCGTGCTGGATGTGATGCTGCCAGGCCTGGACGGTTATGGCGTGCTGCGCGCCTTGCGCGCTCGCAAGCAAACGCCGGTGATCATGCTGACCGCCCGCGAGCGTGTCGAAGACCGCATCCATGGGCTGCGTGAGGGCGCTGACGATTACCTGGGCAAGCCGTTCTCGTTCCTCGAACTGGTCGCCCGCCTGCAGGCCCTGACCCGGCGCAGCAGCAGCCACGAACCGCTGCAGGTGCAGGTGGCAGACCTGTGGATCGATCTGATGGCGCGCAAGGCCACTCGCGCCGGTCAACGCCTGGACCTGACGGCCAAGGAGTTCTCGTTATTGAGCGTGCTGGCCCGGCGGCAGGGTGAAATCCTGTCGAAGACGGCGATTGCCGAGCTGGTCTGGGACATCAACTTCGACAGCGATGCCAACGTCGTGGAAGTGGCGATCAAGCGCCTGCGCGCGAAACTCGACGGGCCTTTCGACAACAAGTTGCTGCACACCATCCGAGGCATGGGCTATGTCCTGGAAAACCGTGCGGGGTAA
- a CDS encoding multidrug efflux RND transporter permease subunit, translating into MNTRNGVSAWCIDHPIATLLLTFALVLLGAIAFPRLPVAPLPEADFPTIQVTAQLPGASPETMASSVATPLEVQFSAIPGMTQMTSSSALGSTTLILQFTLDKNIDTAAQEVQAAINTATARLPQDLPNPPTWRKVNPADSPVLVMTVSSDQMPGNELSDYAETLLARQLSQIEGVGLINITGQLRPAIRVQAQPEKLAAIGLTLADLRQAIQQTSLNLAKGALYGEHSVSTIAANDQLFHPEDYAQLIVSYRDGAPVHLKDVAKVINGAENAYVKAWSGDQPGLNLVIFRQPGANIVDTVDRVLAALPKLQEMLPASVEVSVLQDRTQTIRASLHEVELTLMIAVALVIGVMALFLRQWSATMVVSSVLGVSLIASCALMYVLGFSLNNLTLVAIVISVGFVVDDAIVVVENIHRHLEAGDDSRTAALKGAGEIGFTVVSISFSLIAAFIPLLFMGGVVGRLFKEFALTATATILISVVVSLTLAPTLCALFMRRPPGEHKGGFGERLVKWYEKGLNRALAHQRLTLGVFGVTLALAVAGYVGIPKGFFPLQDTGFILGTSEAAADVSYPSMIEKHQALAKIIGADPAVRAFSHSVGVTGSNQTIANGRFWIALKPRGERDVSASELIDRLRPKLAQVPGIVLYMRAGQDINLSSGPSRTQYQYVLKSNDGDALNLWTQRLTERLRENPAFRDLSNDLQLGASVTRIDIDRQAAARFGLTTTDVDQALYDAFGQRQISEFQTETNQYKVILELDARQRGKAESLNYFYLRSPLTSQMVPLSAVAHVAPPSTGPLSISHDGLFPAANLSFNLAPGVALGDAVSILDRTQRELGMPDSISGNFQGAAQAFQSSLSSQPWLILAALVAVYIILGVLYESFVHPLTIISTLPSAGLGALILLWAMGQDFSIMGLIGVVLLIGIVKKNGILLIDFALEAQRHHGLTPEQAIHQACLTRFRPIIMTTLAALLGAVPLMFGFGTGAELRQPLGIAVVGGLLVSQALTLFTTPVIYLALERLFHRRQAARTAAPSAS; encoded by the coding sequence ATGAACACGCGCAACGGTGTTTCGGCCTGGTGCATCGACCATCCCATCGCCACCTTGCTGCTGACCTTCGCCCTGGTGCTGCTGGGAGCCATCGCCTTCCCGCGCCTGCCGGTGGCGCCACTGCCCGAGGCAGACTTCCCGACCATCCAGGTCACGGCCCAACTGCCCGGCGCCAGCCCGGAAACCATGGCCTCGTCGGTCGCCACGCCCCTGGAAGTGCAGTTCAGCGCCATCCCCGGCATGACCCAGATGACCAGCAGCAGTGCGCTGGGCTCGACCACCCTGATCTTGCAGTTCACCCTGGACAAGAACATCGACACTGCCGCCCAGGAAGTACAGGCAGCGATCAACACCGCCACTGCGCGCCTGCCGCAAGACCTGCCCAACCCGCCGACCTGGCGCAAGGTCAACCCAGCCGACAGCCCGGTGCTGGTAATGACGGTCAGTTCCGACCAAATGCCCGGCAACGAGCTCAGTGACTACGCCGAAACCCTGCTGGCCCGCCAACTGAGCCAGATCGAAGGGGTGGGCCTGATCAACATCACCGGCCAATTACGCCCGGCCATCCGCGTGCAGGCGCAGCCCGAAAAACTGGCCGCCATCGGCCTGACCCTGGCCGACCTGCGCCAGGCCATCCAGCAAACCAGCCTGAACCTGGCCAAGGGCGCGCTGTACGGCGAGCACAGCGTGTCGACCATCGCCGCCAACGACCAGCTGTTCCACCCCGAGGACTACGCGCAACTGATCGTCTCGTACCGCGACGGCGCCCCCGTGCACCTGAAGGACGTGGCCAAGGTGATCAACGGCGCCGAAAACGCCTATGTCAAAGCCTGGTCCGGCGACCAGCCGGGGCTGAACCTGGTGATCTTCCGCCAGCCTGGGGCCAACATCGTCGATACCGTGGACCGGGTACTGGCCGCCCTGCCCAAGCTGCAAGAGATGCTGCCGGCCTCGGTCGAGGTGTCGGTGCTGCAGGACCGCACCCAGACCATTCGCGCCTCGCTGCACGAAGTGGAGCTGACCCTGATGATCGCAGTGGCCCTGGTGATCGGGGTCATGGCGCTGTTCCTGCGCCAGTGGTCGGCGACAATGGTGGTGTCCAGCGTGCTCGGTGTATCGCTGATCGCCAGCTGCGCGCTGATGTACGTACTGGGTTTCAGCCTGAACAACCTCACCCTGGTGGCCATCGTCATCTCGGTGGGCTTCGTGGTGGATGATGCCATCGTGGTGGTGGAGAACATCCATCGCCACCTGGAGGCCGGCGACGACAGCCGCACGGCGGCGCTCAAGGGCGCTGGGGAAATCGGCTTTACCGTGGTGTCGATCAGTTTCTCGCTGATTGCCGCGTTCATCCCGCTGCTGTTCATGGGCGGTGTGGTCGGCAGGCTGTTCAAGGAATTCGCCCTCACTGCCACCGCCACCATTTTGATTTCGGTGGTGGTCTCGTTGACCTTGGCGCCAACCCTGTGCGCACTGTTCATGCGCCGCCCGCCCGGCGAGCACAAGGGTGGGTTTGGCGAGCGCCTGGTCAAGTGGTATGAAAAAGGCTTGAACCGGGCCCTCGCCCACCAGCGCCTGACCCTCGGTGTATTCGGTGTGACCCTGGCGCTGGCGGTGGCAGGTTACGTGGGCATCCCCAAGGGCTTCTTCCCCCTGCAGGACACCGGCTTCATCCTGGGCACCAGCGAAGCGGCGGCGGATGTGTCATACCCGTCGATGATCGAGAAGCACCAGGCACTGGCCAAAATCATCGGCGCAGACCCTGCGGTGCGTGCGTTCTCCCATTCGGTGGGCGTTACCGGCAGCAACCAGACCATCGCCAACGGCCGCTTCTGGATCGCCCTCAAGCCGCGCGGCGAACGCGATGTCTCGGCCAGCGAACTGATCGACCGGCTGCGGCCCAAGCTGGCCCAGGTACCGGGCATCGTGCTGTACATGCGCGCCGGTCAGGACATCAACCTCAGCTCCGGGCCCTCGCGCACCCAGTACCAGTATGTGCTCAAGAGCAACGATGGCGACGCGCTTAACCTGTGGACCCAGCGCCTGACCGAACGCCTGCGGGAAAACCCGGCGTTCCGCGACTTGTCCAATGACCTGCAGTTGGGCGCCAGTGTCACCCGCATCGATATCGACCGCCAGGCCGCAGCACGTTTCGGCCTGACCACCACCGACGTCGACCAGGCCCTGTACGACGCCTTCGGCCAGCGGCAGATCAGCGAATTCCAGACCGAGACCAACCAGTACAAGGTGATCCTGGAACTGGACGCGCGCCAGCGCGGCAAGGCCGAAAGCCTCAACTACTTCTACCTGCGCTCGCCGCTGACCAGCCAAATGGTGCCACTGTCGGCCGTGGCCCACGTGGCACCGCCCAGCACCGGGCCCCTGTCGATCAGCCACGATGGCCTGTTCCCAGCCGCCAACCTGTCGTTCAACCTGGCGCCAGGCGTGGCCTTGGGCGATGCGGTAAGCATCCTTGATCGCACCCAGCGCGAACTGGGCATGCCCGACTCGATCAGCGGCAACTTCCAGGGTGCGGCGCAGGCATTCCAGAGTTCGCTGTCGAGCCAGCCTTGGCTGATTCTGGCGGCACTGGTGGCGGTGTACATCATTCTCGGTGTGCTGTACGAAAGCTTCGTCCACCCGCTGACGATCATCTCCACCCTGCCCTCGGCCGGCCTGGGTGCGCTGATTTTGCTGTGGGCCATGGGCCAGGACTTCAGCATCATGGGGCTGATTGGAGTGGTGCTGCTGATCGGTATCGTCAAGAAAAACGGCATCCTGCTGATCGACTTCGCCCTCGAAGCGCAGCGCCATCACGGCCTGACACCTGAACAGGCGATTCACCAGGCGTGCCTGACGCGCTTCCGGCCGATCATCATGACCACCCTGGCAGCCTTGCTCGGCGCCGTGCCGCTGATGTTCGGTTTTGGTACTGGGGCCGAGCTGCGCCAACCGCTGGGCATTGCGGTGGTCGGCGGCCTGCTGGTGAGCCAGGCGCTGACGCTGTTCACCACCCCGGTCATATACTTGGCCCTGGAGCGCCTGTTCCACCGCCGCCAGGCTGCCCGAACGGCAGCGCCAAGTGCCAGTTAG